In Gammaproteobacteria bacterium, the following proteins share a genomic window:
- a CDS encoding phosphatase — translation MTAWRQWSAGIASAGQPSVAQLGAVAAAGYGVVINLALHDAPYSLPDEPATVTALGMAYVHIPVIWTRPTAADLHVFFAAMNEHRQHRRFVHCARNMRASVFVALYRFRHEGRAKSGILADIRTVWEPDAVWTAFLHQALAAVEGERGGRQ, via the coding sequence ATCACCGCCTGGCGGCAGTGGTCGGCGGGCATTGCCAGTGCCGGCCAGCCCAGCGTGGCCCAGCTCGGTGCCGTGGCCGCGGCGGGTTACGGGGTCGTCATCAATCTCGCCCTGCACGACGCTCCATATTCCCTGCCCGATGAGCCGGCAACGGTGACCGCCCTGGGCATGGCCTATGTGCACATTCCCGTGATCTGGACCCGGCCCACTGCGGCTGACCTACACGTCTTTTTTGCAGCGATGAACGAACACAGGCAGCATCGGCGCTTTGTTCACTGCGCCAGGAACATGCGCGCGTCCGTATTCGTGGCCTTGTACCGTTTTCGTCATGAGGGTCGAGCCAAAAGCGGGATCCTGGCCGATATCAGAACCGTGTGGGAGCCCGATGCAGTGTGGACAGCGTTCCTGCACCAGGCTTTGGCGGCGGTGGAGGGCGAGCGGGGAG